A section of the Ictalurus punctatus breed USDA103 chromosome 8, Coco_2.0, whole genome shotgun sequence genome encodes:
- the tmx2a gene encoding thioredoxin-related transmembrane protein 2-A has product MGLITGLFAFFFHLPQIYKWLLKPYYLLSFLLSVAFLAVRKCPGVCEHLPSQREDGDSCNFDWRELEILMFLSAIVMMKNRRAITLEQHIGNIFLFSKVANVVLFFRVDLRFGLLYITMCVVFLITCKPPIYMGPEYITYFNDKNIDEELERDSRVTWLVEFYANWSPECQCFAPVFADLSLKYNCAGLKFGKIDIGQYAAAAERYNISLSPLSKQLPSLLLLQGNHEFMRRPQVDKKGRAVSWSFTEENIIREFNLNEILEKCKKLGKGRSEKIEELRSLPREQADGDQPPMEESESKKEK; this is encoded by the exons ATGGGATTAATCACTGGCCTCTTTGCGTTTTTCTTTCACCTGCCACAGATTTATAAATGGCTCTTAAAGCCATATTACTTGCTGTCATTTCTTCTGTCTGTCGCTTTCCTTGCTGTGCGGAAATGTCCTGGTGTTTGTGAGCACTTACCCTCTCAGAGAGAAGACGGAGACTCCTGCAACTTTGACTGG AGGGAGTTGGAGATCCTCATGTTCCTCAGTGCTATTGTCATGATGAAGAACCGTAGAGCGA TAACTCTGGAGCAGCATATAGGAAATATTTTCCTCTTCAGTAAGGTGGCAAACGTGGTGTTGTTCTTCAGAGTGGACCTGAGATTTGGCCTTCTGTATATCACGATGTGTGTCG TGTTCCTGATCACATGTAAACCTCCTATCTACATGGGTCCAGAATACATCACCTACTTCAATGACAAAAACATAGAC GAGGAACTGGAGAGGGACAGTCGAGTAACGTGGCTTGTCGAGTTCTATGCCAACTGGTCTCCGGAGTGTCAGTGTTTTGCACCTGTTTTTGCTGACCTCTCACTGAA GTATAACTGTGCTGGACTCAAATTTGGAAAAATAGACATAGGACAATATGCAGCTGCTGCTGAGAG GTATAACATAAGCCTCTCACCGCTCTCCAAGCAACTGCCctctctgctgctgctgcagggCAATCACGAATTTATGCGTCGTCCCCAAGTGGATAAGAAGGGAAGAGCTGTGAGCTGGAGCTTCACAGAG GAAAATATCATCCGTGAATTCAACTTGAATGAAATACTCGAGAAATGTAAAAAGCTCGGCAAGGGGCGGAGTGAGAAGATAGAGGAGCTGAGGTCCCTCCCACGAGAGCAAGCTGATGGAGATCAACCGCCGATGGAGGAGTCAGAGagcaaaaaagagaaataa